A genomic window from Osmia bicornis bicornis chromosome 6, iOsmBic2.1, whole genome shotgun sequence includes:
- the LOC114873057 gene encoding lateral signaling target protein 2 homolog isoform X1, translating to MESIRKWFYRPKRDDTSLLAQFFYADESLNAVACELDSFDGRQEPERCTTLVNQLRHCQDKVLTICSQIMDELIPESRANRDFRVKFPDDVMQENLAGQLWFGAECLAAGSSIMNREAESSAMRPLAKALTKSLDIVRNLLREHALKGHMNLKYLFQTQNPLDPSLEKLIESLKIFDRLFADFELCYVGAMVPVKSTKEYEQQELVCVLFSETLQRALERGLLSQADVDNYEPALMFTIPRLAIVSGLLAPPGGPLCLNSPDNISEMFRPFRTLLLKIRELLWTLNNRELYMLEKLLCSNEEPSAAPLTQSSKSACQDIPDLEEFVHNFYTGYPNCKDFIVDFYTVTRNTGNNMDEVANDVVRTLDEENERLTGRNSDQDSENKGGGSIEIGPNRLNISTDVFEEIVVCNGGGVRTSSERDSVRDQVQYHARKGCSSTNNGRQLSCDEDSPRSRIIEATASPVSLMDQNNASQILVAESSISSISSISSANENRRGDQLHKQQEEFIRDSSDISEILSSSENIEIPQTQYLLNQVSHENNVTVETVHIQNSLPDLDSKKLISEANKTLSNLLLDGECQNEISEQTDSGICTVISSENTSLYDKSPEEKKTFANEIQQDEQVLDDDDTQENTSYSCSNLNSPKRKNSTMSENSCVCSLRNVKTVPCLDHTIEVQNLHAANTEAAKNIPRISANFDGTNEEFVGVAYGNGQISVCDSNQSSFQINYSENWENLNLSIDASSTSRREFWSDLKCENCPSTSQNIDKVGTKIEQYAQDKVICRKARDERQKRRHQRKHERNSQKVVHQVNRMQNFQNVKTSASTESSRSNSTDRCLNPRLISYGASLHPSQNTRQMPNFGSHSPRASPRLQHFETRCTASQRHCSIASRAQRNLSPQNRKLLDHRRSRSEQMNRIKRRDLEKRDKYERANPRAEQTKRKLASRSPSELMNDGLGPRTDKSGLANEPVSSPTATQSFSYGTQKDNNTQRATRAVRLVNASTVQGTQSSVLQKTPELGSSSSCSSCCDSSSETSEFQSECQDDEEIALAMQAAEIANRNQIRAKFRSSEDLVHRLFVCIAGVADQLQTNFASDLRNILKCVFLMNSSQTVEDGETKDEGLTSENQLGNLLNDTNHDRQDSLQEYEDDLEETTTANDQNTTTPVTERGEECVERAPAWIPDNDAPRCMACQAGFTVVRRRHHCRNCGKVFCGRCSSNNVPLPRYGHMKPVRVCNRCFLYQVTPFTVSQVTPAS from the exons ATGGAGTCTATCAGAAAATGGTTCTACAGGCCTAAG AGGGACGACACGAGTCTGCTGGCTCAGTTTTTCTACGCGGACGAATCGTTGAACGCGGTCGCGTGCGAATTGGATTCGTTCGATGGTCGCCAGGAGCCAGAGAGATGCACCACGTTGGTGAATCAGCTGCGACATTGCCAGGACAAGGTGTTGACGATATGCAGCCAGATAATGGACGAGCTGATACCCGAGAGCAGAGCGAACCGAGACTTCAGAGTGAAGTTTCCCGATGACGTGATGCAGGAGAATCTGGCAGGACAGCTGTGGTTCGGTGCGGAATGCCTCGCTGCTGGATCTTCCATCATGAACAGGGAAGCTGAAAGTTCAGCGATGAGACCACTTGCCAAGGCTTTAACAAAGTCGTTGGATATTGTCAGGAATTTGCTCAGGGAACACGCGTTGAAAGGTCATATGAATCTGAAG TATCTCTTTCAGACGCAGAACCCGTTGGATCCGTCTCTGGAGAAGCTTATCGAGTCGTTGAAGATCTTCGATCGTCTGTTCGCCGATTTCGAGCTGTGCTACGTGGGCGCCATGGTACCGGTCAAGTCGACGAAGGAGTACGAGCAACAGGAGCTCGTGTGCGTTTTATTTTCGGAGACGTTGCAGAGAGCACTAGAGCGTGGTTTGCTCAGCCAGGCCGATGTGGACAATTACGAGCCGGCCCTGATGTTTACCATTCCGCGTTTGGCGATCGTTTCTGGCCTCTTGGCTCCGCCCGGAGGACCATTGTGCCTCAATTCTCCGGATAACATCAGCGAAATGTTTAGACCTTTTAGG ACGCTTCTGTTAAAAATAAGAGAGCTTCTCTGGACGTTGAACAACCGCGAACTGTACATGTTGGAGAAGCTATTGTGCTCGAACGAGGAACCATCGGCTGCTCCTCTAACGCAGTCGTCCAAGTCCGCGTGTCAGGACATCCCAGACCTCGAGGAGTTCGTTCACAATTTTTATACCGGTTACCCGAACTGCAAAGACTTCATCGTAGATTTTTACACAGTGACGAGGAACACCGGGAACAACATGGACGAGGTGGCGAACGATGTTGTTCGAACGTTGGACGAGGAGAACGAACGTTTGACGGGGAGGAACAGCGATCAGGATAGCGAGAACAAGGGTGGTGGTAGCATAGAAATCGGGCCTAATCGGTTAAATATATCCACGGACGTGTTCGAGGAGATTGTTGTGTGTAACGGTGGTGGCGTGAGGACATCCAGTGAACGGGACAGTGTTCGCGACCAAGTACAGTATCACGCGAGGAAAGGGTGTAGTAGTACCAACAACGGTAGACAATTGTCCTGCGACGAGGATAGTCCTCGTTCGAGAATAATCGAGGCGACGGCTAGTCCAGTTTCTCTGATGGATCAGAACAACGCGAGCCAGATACTCGTAGCTGAGAGCAGTATTTCTAGTATTTCTAGTATTTCTAGCGCGAACGAGAATAGGCGCGGTGACCAACTGCACAAACAGCAAGAGGAATTCATCAGAGATTCCTCCGATATATCAGAGATTCTCAGTAGTTCCGAGAACATAGAGATACCTCAGACGCAGTACCTGCTGAACCAGGTCTCGCACGAAAATAACGTGACAGTCGAGACCGTTCATATTCAGAACTCTCTGCCGGATCTCGACTCGAAGAAGCTCATCTCCGAGGCGAATAAGACGTTATCGAACCTTTTACTGGACGGCGAGTGTCAGAATGAAATCTCGGAGCAAACTGATTCAGGTATCTGCACGGTTATTTCTTCAGAGAACACCAGCCTCTATGATAAGAGTCCTGAAGAGAAGAAAACGTTCGCTAATGAGATACAACAGGACGAACAGGTATTGGATGACGACGATACGCAAGAGAACACCAGCTACTCTTGCTCGAATTTAAATTCTCCTAAGCGAAAGAATTCTACAATGTCAGAGAATTCTTGTGTTTGCAGTCTGAGGAACGTGAAGACGGTACCCTGTTTGGATCACACGATAGAGGTGCAGAATCTGCACGCGGCCAATACCGAAGCCGCGAAGAATATTCCAAGAATATCAGCCAATTTCGATGGGACGAACGAGGAGTTCGTAGGGGTTGCGTACGGCAACGGGCAGATATCCGTCTGCGATTCGAATCAGTCTAGCTTTCAGATCAATTACTCGGAGAACTGGGAGAATCTGAACCTGAGCATCGACGCGTCGTCCACGTCTAGAAGGGAATTCTGGAGTGATTTGAAATGCGAGAATTGTCCCTCCACGTCGCAGAATATAGACAAGGTCGGGACGAAGATCGAGCAGTATGCACAGGATAAGGTAATCTGTAGGAAGGCGAGAGACGAGAGGCAGAAGCGACGACACCAACGCAAGCACGAGAGGAACAGCCAGAAGGTGGTTCACCAGGTGAACAGAATGCAGAACTTTCAGAATGTAAAAACATCGGCTAGTACAGAGAGTTCTAGATCAAACTCGACGGATCGCTGCTTGAATCCCAGGCTGATCAGCTACGGAGCAAGTTTGCATCCCAGTCAAAACACCAGACAGATGCCGAATTTTGGTAGTCACAGTCCTCGTGCTAGCCCTAGGTTGCAACACTTTGAAACCCGCTGCACAGCGAGTCAGAGACACTGCAGCATCGCGTCCAGAGCTCAGAGGAACCTCTCTCCCCAGAACAGGAAGCTTCTGGATCATAGAAGATCCAGATCCGAGCAGATGAACAGAATAAAGAGAAGAGACCTGGAGAAAAGGGACAAGTACGAGCGCGCGAATCCTCGAGCGGAACAGACCAAGAGGAAATTGGCCAGTAGAAGTCCTAGCGAACTGATGAACGATGGCTTGGGACCAAGAACGGATAAAAGTGGTCTAGCGAACGAGCCGGTATCATCTCCCACGGCGACGCAGAGCTTCTCGTACGGGACGCAAAAAGACAATAACACGCAACGAGCCACGCGAGCGGTAAGACTGGTGAATGCGTCTACGGTTCAAGGAACACAATCCTCTGTTCTCCAGAAGACTCCCGAACTAGGCTCCAGTTCCAGTTGTTCGAGTTGCTGCGACTCGAGCTCAGAGACCAGCGAGTTCCAGAGCGAGTGCCAGGACGACGAGGAGATCGCCTTGGCGATGCAGGCCGCTGAGATTGCGAACAGAAATCAGATCCGGGCGAAATTTCG ATCATCAGAGGATCTCGTGCACCGATTATTTGTGTGCATAGCTGGGGTAGCAGATCAATTGCAAACAAATTTCGCGTCGGATTTgcgaaatattttgaaatgcGTCTTCCTGATGAATAGTAGTCAAACCGTGGAAGATGGCGAAACAAAGGACGAAGGTTTAACATCGGAGAATCAGTTGGGTAACTTGTTGAACGATACTAATCACGACCGACAGGATTCGTTGCAAGAGTACGAGGATGATTTGGAAGAGACCACTACAGCTAATGACCAAAATACAA CTACTCCAGTGACCGAACGAGGCGAAGAGTGCGTAGAAAGAGCTCCAGCTTGGATTCCCGACAACGATGCACCCAGGTGCATGGCCTGTCAGGCTGGCTTTACCGTCGTTCGACGTAGACACCATTGCAGAAATTGTGGCAAGGTGTTCTGCGGTCGTTGTAGCAGCAACAACGTTCCCCTGCCACGATACGGGCACATGAAACCCGTACGAGTGTGCAACAGGTGTTTTCTGTATCAAGTGACACCGTTTACGGTATCTCAAGTGACGCCAGCGAGCTGA
- the LOC114873057 gene encoding lateral signaling target protein 2 homolog isoform X2, with protein MESIRKWFYRPKRDDTSLLAQFFYADESLNAVACELDSFDGRQEPERCTTLVNQLRHCQDKVLTICSQIMDELIPESRANRDFRVKFPDDVMQENLAGQLWFGAECLAAGSSIMNREAESSAMRPLAKALTKSLDIVRNLLREHALKGHMNLKTQNPLDPSLEKLIESLKIFDRLFADFELCYVGAMVPVKSTKEYEQQELVCVLFSETLQRALERGLLSQADVDNYEPALMFTIPRLAIVSGLLAPPGGPLCLNSPDNISEMFRPFRTLLLKIRELLWTLNNRELYMLEKLLCSNEEPSAAPLTQSSKSACQDIPDLEEFVHNFYTGYPNCKDFIVDFYTVTRNTGNNMDEVANDVVRTLDEENERLTGRNSDQDSENKGGGSIEIGPNRLNISTDVFEEIVVCNGGGVRTSSERDSVRDQVQYHARKGCSSTNNGRQLSCDEDSPRSRIIEATASPVSLMDQNNASQILVAESSISSISSISSANENRRGDQLHKQQEEFIRDSSDISEILSSSENIEIPQTQYLLNQVSHENNVTVETVHIQNSLPDLDSKKLISEANKTLSNLLLDGECQNEISEQTDSGICTVISSENTSLYDKSPEEKKTFANEIQQDEQVLDDDDTQENTSYSCSNLNSPKRKNSTMSENSCVCSLRNVKTVPCLDHTIEVQNLHAANTEAAKNIPRISANFDGTNEEFVGVAYGNGQISVCDSNQSSFQINYSENWENLNLSIDASSTSRREFWSDLKCENCPSTSQNIDKVGTKIEQYAQDKVICRKARDERQKRRHQRKHERNSQKVVHQVNRMQNFQNVKTSASTESSRSNSTDRCLNPRLISYGASLHPSQNTRQMPNFGSHSPRASPRLQHFETRCTASQRHCSIASRAQRNLSPQNRKLLDHRRSRSEQMNRIKRRDLEKRDKYERANPRAEQTKRKLASRSPSELMNDGLGPRTDKSGLANEPVSSPTATQSFSYGTQKDNNTQRATRAVRLVNASTVQGTQSSVLQKTPELGSSSSCSSCCDSSSETSEFQSECQDDEEIALAMQAAEIANRNQIRAKFRSSEDLVHRLFVCIAGVADQLQTNFASDLRNILKCVFLMNSSQTVEDGETKDEGLTSENQLGNLLNDTNHDRQDSLQEYEDDLEETTTANDQNTTTPVTERGEECVERAPAWIPDNDAPRCMACQAGFTVVRRRHHCRNCGKVFCGRCSSNNVPLPRYGHMKPVRVCNRCFLYQVTPFTVSQVTPAS; from the exons ATGGAGTCTATCAGAAAATGGTTCTACAGGCCTAAG AGGGACGACACGAGTCTGCTGGCTCAGTTTTTCTACGCGGACGAATCGTTGAACGCGGTCGCGTGCGAATTGGATTCGTTCGATGGTCGCCAGGAGCCAGAGAGATGCACCACGTTGGTGAATCAGCTGCGACATTGCCAGGACAAGGTGTTGACGATATGCAGCCAGATAATGGACGAGCTGATACCCGAGAGCAGAGCGAACCGAGACTTCAGAGTGAAGTTTCCCGATGACGTGATGCAGGAGAATCTGGCAGGACAGCTGTGGTTCGGTGCGGAATGCCTCGCTGCTGGATCTTCCATCATGAACAGGGAAGCTGAAAGTTCAGCGATGAGACCACTTGCCAAGGCTTTAACAAAGTCGTTGGATATTGTCAGGAATTTGCTCAGGGAACACGCGTTGAAAGGTCATATGAATCTGAAG ACGCAGAACCCGTTGGATCCGTCTCTGGAGAAGCTTATCGAGTCGTTGAAGATCTTCGATCGTCTGTTCGCCGATTTCGAGCTGTGCTACGTGGGCGCCATGGTACCGGTCAAGTCGACGAAGGAGTACGAGCAACAGGAGCTCGTGTGCGTTTTATTTTCGGAGACGTTGCAGAGAGCACTAGAGCGTGGTTTGCTCAGCCAGGCCGATGTGGACAATTACGAGCCGGCCCTGATGTTTACCATTCCGCGTTTGGCGATCGTTTCTGGCCTCTTGGCTCCGCCCGGAGGACCATTGTGCCTCAATTCTCCGGATAACATCAGCGAAATGTTTAGACCTTTTAGG ACGCTTCTGTTAAAAATAAGAGAGCTTCTCTGGACGTTGAACAACCGCGAACTGTACATGTTGGAGAAGCTATTGTGCTCGAACGAGGAACCATCGGCTGCTCCTCTAACGCAGTCGTCCAAGTCCGCGTGTCAGGACATCCCAGACCTCGAGGAGTTCGTTCACAATTTTTATACCGGTTACCCGAACTGCAAAGACTTCATCGTAGATTTTTACACAGTGACGAGGAACACCGGGAACAACATGGACGAGGTGGCGAACGATGTTGTTCGAACGTTGGACGAGGAGAACGAACGTTTGACGGGGAGGAACAGCGATCAGGATAGCGAGAACAAGGGTGGTGGTAGCATAGAAATCGGGCCTAATCGGTTAAATATATCCACGGACGTGTTCGAGGAGATTGTTGTGTGTAACGGTGGTGGCGTGAGGACATCCAGTGAACGGGACAGTGTTCGCGACCAAGTACAGTATCACGCGAGGAAAGGGTGTAGTAGTACCAACAACGGTAGACAATTGTCCTGCGACGAGGATAGTCCTCGTTCGAGAATAATCGAGGCGACGGCTAGTCCAGTTTCTCTGATGGATCAGAACAACGCGAGCCAGATACTCGTAGCTGAGAGCAGTATTTCTAGTATTTCTAGTATTTCTAGCGCGAACGAGAATAGGCGCGGTGACCAACTGCACAAACAGCAAGAGGAATTCATCAGAGATTCCTCCGATATATCAGAGATTCTCAGTAGTTCCGAGAACATAGAGATACCTCAGACGCAGTACCTGCTGAACCAGGTCTCGCACGAAAATAACGTGACAGTCGAGACCGTTCATATTCAGAACTCTCTGCCGGATCTCGACTCGAAGAAGCTCATCTCCGAGGCGAATAAGACGTTATCGAACCTTTTACTGGACGGCGAGTGTCAGAATGAAATCTCGGAGCAAACTGATTCAGGTATCTGCACGGTTATTTCTTCAGAGAACACCAGCCTCTATGATAAGAGTCCTGAAGAGAAGAAAACGTTCGCTAATGAGATACAACAGGACGAACAGGTATTGGATGACGACGATACGCAAGAGAACACCAGCTACTCTTGCTCGAATTTAAATTCTCCTAAGCGAAAGAATTCTACAATGTCAGAGAATTCTTGTGTTTGCAGTCTGAGGAACGTGAAGACGGTACCCTGTTTGGATCACACGATAGAGGTGCAGAATCTGCACGCGGCCAATACCGAAGCCGCGAAGAATATTCCAAGAATATCAGCCAATTTCGATGGGACGAACGAGGAGTTCGTAGGGGTTGCGTACGGCAACGGGCAGATATCCGTCTGCGATTCGAATCAGTCTAGCTTTCAGATCAATTACTCGGAGAACTGGGAGAATCTGAACCTGAGCATCGACGCGTCGTCCACGTCTAGAAGGGAATTCTGGAGTGATTTGAAATGCGAGAATTGTCCCTCCACGTCGCAGAATATAGACAAGGTCGGGACGAAGATCGAGCAGTATGCACAGGATAAGGTAATCTGTAGGAAGGCGAGAGACGAGAGGCAGAAGCGACGACACCAACGCAAGCACGAGAGGAACAGCCAGAAGGTGGTTCACCAGGTGAACAGAATGCAGAACTTTCAGAATGTAAAAACATCGGCTAGTACAGAGAGTTCTAGATCAAACTCGACGGATCGCTGCTTGAATCCCAGGCTGATCAGCTACGGAGCAAGTTTGCATCCCAGTCAAAACACCAGACAGATGCCGAATTTTGGTAGTCACAGTCCTCGTGCTAGCCCTAGGTTGCAACACTTTGAAACCCGCTGCACAGCGAGTCAGAGACACTGCAGCATCGCGTCCAGAGCTCAGAGGAACCTCTCTCCCCAGAACAGGAAGCTTCTGGATCATAGAAGATCCAGATCCGAGCAGATGAACAGAATAAAGAGAAGAGACCTGGAGAAAAGGGACAAGTACGAGCGCGCGAATCCTCGAGCGGAACAGACCAAGAGGAAATTGGCCAGTAGAAGTCCTAGCGAACTGATGAACGATGGCTTGGGACCAAGAACGGATAAAAGTGGTCTAGCGAACGAGCCGGTATCATCTCCCACGGCGACGCAGAGCTTCTCGTACGGGACGCAAAAAGACAATAACACGCAACGAGCCACGCGAGCGGTAAGACTGGTGAATGCGTCTACGGTTCAAGGAACACAATCCTCTGTTCTCCAGAAGACTCCCGAACTAGGCTCCAGTTCCAGTTGTTCGAGTTGCTGCGACTCGAGCTCAGAGACCAGCGAGTTCCAGAGCGAGTGCCAGGACGACGAGGAGATCGCCTTGGCGATGCAGGCCGCTGAGATTGCGAACAGAAATCAGATCCGGGCGAAATTTCG ATCATCAGAGGATCTCGTGCACCGATTATTTGTGTGCATAGCTGGGGTAGCAGATCAATTGCAAACAAATTTCGCGTCGGATTTgcgaaatattttgaaatgcGTCTTCCTGATGAATAGTAGTCAAACCGTGGAAGATGGCGAAACAAAGGACGAAGGTTTAACATCGGAGAATCAGTTGGGTAACTTGTTGAACGATACTAATCACGACCGACAGGATTCGTTGCAAGAGTACGAGGATGATTTGGAAGAGACCACTACAGCTAATGACCAAAATACAA CTACTCCAGTGACCGAACGAGGCGAAGAGTGCGTAGAAAGAGCTCCAGCTTGGATTCCCGACAACGATGCACCCAGGTGCATGGCCTGTCAGGCTGGCTTTACCGTCGTTCGACGTAGACACCATTGCAGAAATTGTGGCAAGGTGTTCTGCGGTCGTTGTAGCAGCAACAACGTTCCCCTGCCACGATACGGGCACATGAAACCCGTACGAGTGTGCAACAGGTGTTTTCTGTATCAAGTGACACCGTTTACGGTATCTCAAGTGACGCCAGCGAGCTGA
- the LOC114873141 gene encoding jerky protein homolog-like has product MAEIQKKKRIFLSVEQKMKIVEELQRGITVKALSREYGVSHDVIHRIRRECRFLSSFGMRGGHVLQHKNRRKSSNEDLENRLYTWFLQQRAMGNPITNLLLLKKAREISNEYGGTSHAGSRGWLWKFKHRYAIRLPHARDEKANTDEHSAQIFIKTFNERIQKEDINVNLIYNMYETGLLWKTIPSKNLVTETETERKLKNDKVSIGLCANANGTHKLAPIFIHKLKYPRALQNCGNLPVTYKSQRQAWITQEIFNSWYEEQFKPSVEMYKTESGTLGKAILLVNNCAIHKLINPQLDTNFEIIYLPLNTSALLQPMDHQVVIAKFKTNYRHKMLRQILQYERGINDLSYKFNIKQCIDLVAESWTDITSANLRASWNKIFSMESGEVNISNTSVHSEMTDIINTLTGENNDIEEFNAILRYLDLQEAINYEEDDSTVIKTEKGETEEEEEEKEEEEEEVEDKEEEVHNATEPPHETEVNRIEKKKRDLIMLENIIRKYANNNRATIMMGETLKKILENELP; this is encoded by the coding sequence ATGGCAGAGAtccaaaaaaagaaaagaatttttctatcCGTGgaacagaaaatgaaaattgtcgAAGAACTACAAAGAGGAATTACAGTGAAAGCACTTTCTCGGGAATATGGAGTGTCGCACGACGTGATTCATCGGATTCGTCGAGAATGTAGATTCCTATCCAGTTTTGGGATGCGAGGGGGCCATGTATTACAACataaaaatcgaagaaaatcTTCGAACGAAGATTTGGAAAATAGATTATATACTTGGTTCCTTCAACAACGAGCGATGGGAAATCCGATAACGAATTTGCTATTGCTGAAGAAGGCTCGCGAAATATCTAACGAGTACGGAGGAACCTCGCATGCCGGAAGCAGGGGCTGGTTGTGGAAATTCAAACATCGCTATGCAATCCGCTTACCCCATGCTCGCGATGAGAAAGCAAATACTGATGAACATAGTGCACAGATTTTTATAAAGACATTCAATGAAAGAATACAGAAAGAAGAtattaatgtaaatttaatatataatatgtacgaAACGGGCCTCCTATGGAAGACTATTCCTTCCAAAAACTTGGTAACAGAAACGGAaacggaaagaaaattaaaaaatgataaagtgTCCATTGGATTGTGTGCCAATGCAAATGGTACACATAAATTGGCCCCAATTTTTATACACAAATTAAAATATCCACGAGCATTACAAAATTGTGGAAATTTGCCAGTGACGTACAAATCGCAACGTCAAGCGTGGATAAcacaagaaatttttaattcctgGTATGAAGAGCAGTTCAAGCCCAGTGTAGAAATGTACAAAACAGAAAGCGGTACATTAGGGAAAGCTATTTTGTTAGTGAACAACTGCGCCATTCACAAGCTTATTAATCCACAGTTAGATacaaatttcgaaattatttATCTACCTCTCAATACGTCGGCCCTGCTACAACCTATGGACCATCAAGTCGTCATTGCAAAATTCAAGACTAATTATAGACATAAAATGTTACGCCAAATTTTACAATATGAACGAGGAATAAATGATCtttcttataaatttaatattaaacaatGTATAGATTTAGTGGCGGAATCATGGACGGACATTACATCTGCCAATTTACGAGCTAGctggaataaaattttctcgATGGAATCAGGAGAAGTGAATATATCTAATACTTCCGTACATTCCGAAATGACAGACATTATTAATACTCTCACAGGCGAAAACAATGACATCGAAGAATTCAACGCAATATTAAGATATTTGGACCTACAAGAGGCAATTAATTATGAAGAAGATGACAGTACGGTgataaaaacagaaaaaggtgaaactgaagaagaagaagaagaaaaagaagaagaagaagaagaagtagaagacaAAGAAGAAGAGGTACATAATGCTACAGAACCACCCCACGAAACTGAAGTCAatagaatagaaaagaaaaagagggacTTAATCATgcttgaaaatattattaggAAGTATGCAAATAATAACCGTGCAACAATAATGATGGGGGAAACCcttaaaaaaattttagaaaatgaacTGCCATAG